A region from the Lolium perenne isolate Kyuss_39 chromosome 4, Kyuss_2.0, whole genome shotgun sequence genome encodes:
- the LOC127347649 gene encoding protein FAR1-RELATED SEQUENCE 5-like: protein MSGFDLNASPTEVDDIDMDPPFCTQAPPAEMVEESPDPIGSDHEVGGGSNDHSGRGPHNNTDSRNVGNNSIPTTTMPTESTTYPEFEDGEDDIAGMHEVLSTPTEPFLGMRFDTVEAARVHYNAYAAKLGFTVKSHTSQRNRHTGTLEKQQFVCNKFRKPKTDDELQRERMNIIEEVSPVQMDEENSEGHDEDDEAGASKRSSSRLAVKRKRETIKQTSCHARMFVKLINNKWEVTYFIAEHNHAMVDKPSLTKYLRSHKGRMMEIMSEFYGEDAFVPYGPKTISNLRSEFRSENKEYDISETLDYFKDLKQKDPDFFYDFSLDDESRVEHIFWVDSVARKAYEESYHDCVSFDTTFLTNRFSMPFAPFVGINRHGQSYMLGCGLIRDEKQESFEWLFRTFLKAMHGTQPSNIIIDQDWAMRSAIQAIFPETWHRNCRWHIMKKANEKLGSFLGRRPGLAEEFNSCVDESWTVEEFEARWQEMVLKWELAGNETFAWLKKNAHTWVPCYFKDRFFPFLQSTQRSEGFNAVLKRYIHPHNSIKHFVKQYEKIQRKILGVEGNNDYRTEQLEVVPQTTFPIEKHALSVYTRDIYHRFKVEFELIGRYNVQVLAPNMYYLVPNSERCYPYGERSYMVNASGENSYNCDCCKFQRDGLLCCHVLKVFTHIGIDRIPERYITRRWTQLAVESVTMPTGPALDELMPEQSRQKLRYANLCTSFVQVAKLGSETEQAEAIARRHIREMKAEFVQLKKVRRKRAKSNTSTNAAHPTVPTSAHQHTTDPNAPQHTPRANAHQHTASRNAPQPTPRPNAHQQTADRSGQ from the exons ATGTCAGGATTCGATCTGAATGCAAGTCCAACAGAGGTTGATGACATTGACATGGATCCTCCTTTTTGCACTCAAGCTCCACCAGCGGAGATGGTTGAAGAATCTCCAGACCCGATAGGCAGCGACCATGAAGTTGGTGGTGGTTCAAATGACCACAGCGGTAGAGGCCCGCATAACAATACAGATTCACGCAATGTTGGGAACAACAGCATCCCGACTACTACAATGCCTACAGAATCTACCACTTATCCAGAGTTTGAAGATGGTGAAGATGACATAGCTGGCATGCATGAAGTTCTTTCCACCCCAACAGAACCATTTCTTGGTATGCGGTTTGATACTGTCGAAGCAGCAAGAGTACATTATAATGCTTATGCAGCGAAATTGGGTTTCACAGTTAAGTCTCACACATCCCAAAGGAACAGACATACAGGCACACTGGAGAAGCAGCAGTTTGTATGCAACAAATTCCGCAAACCTAAAACAGATGATGAGTTGCAGAGGGAAAGGATGAACATTATTGAAGAAGTGAGCCCAGTACAGATGGATGAAGAAAATTCAGAAGGACATGATGAAGATGACGAAGCTGGAGCATCAAAAAGAAGTTCTAGTAGATTAGCGGTTAAGCGCAAGAGAGAAACTATCAAGCAGACAAGTTGTCATGCTAGAATGTTTGTGAAGCTAATAAACAACAAGTGGGAGGTGACCTATTTTATTGCAGAGCATAACCACGCCATGGTTGACAAGCCATCCCTCACAAAATACTTGAGATCACACAAGG GGCGCATGATGgagattatgtctgaattttatgGTGAAGATGCTTTTGTCCCATATGGCCCTAAAACGATATCAAACTTGAGGTCAGAAttcaggagtgagaacaaggaatATGACATAAGTGAGACACTTGACTATTTCAAGGACTTGAAGCAGAAAGACCCAGATTTCTTCTATGATTTCTCGTTGGACGATGAGAGCAGAGTTGAACACATATTCTGGGTCGACAGTGTTGCGAGGAAAGCTTATGAAGAATCCTATCATGATTGCGTGTCTTTTGACACAACCTTCTTGACAAATCGCTTCAGCATGCCTTTTGCCCCCTTCGTCGGGATAAACAGACATGGACAGTCATACATGCTGGGTTGTGGTTTGATTCGAGATGAGAAACAAGAAAGTTTTGAGTGGCTTTTCCGCACTTTCCTTAAAGCAATGCATGGCACGCAACCGTCGAACATAATCATAGATCAGGACTGGGCTATGAGGTCTGCGATACAAGCTATTTTCCCAGAAACCTGGCATCGAAACTGTCGCTGGCATATAATGAAGAAAGCTAATGAGAAACTTGGTTCTTTCTTAGGAAGGCGTCCAGGTTTGGCTGAAGAATTCAACTCATGTGTTGATGAGAGTTGGACTGTAGAAGAGTTTGAAGCCCGTTGGCAAGAAATGGTTCTGAAGTGGGAATTGGCAGGAAATGAAACATTTGCTTGGTTAAAGAAAAATGCCCACACATGGGTTCCATGTTACTTCAAAGATCGCTTCTTCCCCTTCTTGCAGTCAACTCAGAGAAGTGAGGGCTTCAACGCTGTGCTGAAGCGGTATATTCATCCTCACAACTCAATTAAGCATTTTGTGAAGCAATATGAGAAAATTCAGCGGAAAATTTTAGGAGTTGAGGGGAACAATGACTACAGGACAGAACAGCTTGAGGTAGTGCCACAAACAACTTTCCCGATTGAGAAGCATGCGCTTTCAGTTTATACAAGGGATATCTACCACAGATTCAAAGTTGAGTTTGAACTCATTGGTAGGTACAATGTGCAGGTTCTTGCACCAAACATGTACTACTTGGTTCCTAACAGTGAGAGGTGCTACCCATACGGGGAAAGAAGCTACATGGTAAATGCAAGTGGTGAAAATAGCTACAACTGTGACTGCTGCAAGTTTCAGCGCGACGGTTTGCTTTGCTGTCACGTCTTAAAGGTGTTCACACACATAGGCATTGATAGGATACCAGAGAGGTACATCACAAGGAGGTGGACTCAACTTGCAGTTGAAAGTGTCACAATGCCTACTGGTCCTGCGTTGGATGAGTTGATGCCGGAACAGTCGCGACAGAAGTTGCGTTATGCAAATTTATGTACATCATTTGTACAGGTTGCTAAACTGGGCAGTGAGACTGAACAAGCAGAAGCTATTGCTCGCAGACACATTAGGGAGATGAAGGCTGAGTTTGTGCAATTGAAGAAAGTACGGAGGAAAAGGGCTAAAAGCAATACATCTACAAATGCAGCACATCCAACAGTACCTACTTCTGCGCATCAGCATACAACAGATCCTAATGCCCCGCAACATACACCTAGAGCTAATGCACATCAGCATACAGCTAGTCGTAATGCCCCGCAACCTACACCTAGACCTAATGCACATCAGCAAACAGCAGATCGTAGTGGACAGTAA